A single region of the Devosia sp. FJ2-5-3 genome encodes:
- the rpe gene encoding ribulose-phosphate 3-epimerase gives MTPLPIRIAPSILSADFSRLGDEVAAIVAGGADYIHIDVMDGHFVPNISFGAPIMKAVRGVTDKPFDCHLMISPTDAYLADFAKGGADLITVHAEAGPHLHRSLQAIRALGKKAGVALNPATPVSTIENVIDDVDLVLIMSVNPGFGGQSFIPGSLAKIRQARALIGGRAIDLEVDGGVTPANAGEIARAGANVLVAGSSVYGGNDPSTYAGRIKAIRDAATGIIA, from the coding sequence ATGACCCCCCTTCCGATCCGCATCGCGCCGTCCATCCTCTCCGCCGATTTTTCCCGGCTGGGCGATGAAGTGGCAGCGATCGTCGCCGGCGGCGCAGACTATATCCATATCGACGTGATGGACGGGCATTTCGTGCCCAATATTTCCTTCGGCGCCCCGATCATGAAGGCGGTGCGCGGGGTGACTGACAAGCCCTTCGACTGCCATCTGATGATCTCGCCCACCGATGCGTATCTGGCCGATTTCGCCAAGGGTGGCGCCGACCTCATCACTGTGCATGCCGAGGCCGGGCCCCATCTCCACCGCTCGCTCCAGGCCATTCGCGCCCTCGGCAAGAAGGCAGGCGTCGCCCTCAATCCGGCCACCCCCGTCTCGACGATCGAAAACGTCATCGATGATGTCGATCTCGTGCTGATCATGAGCGTCAATCCCGGTTTCGGCGGCCAGAGCTTCATTCCCGGCAGCCTCGCCAAGATCCGTCAGGCCAGAGCGCTGATCGGCGGCCGCGCCATCGATCTGGAAGTCGATGGCGGGGTCACGCCTGCCAATGCCGGCGAGATCGCCAGGGCCGGCGCCAATGTGCTGGTGGCCGGTTCATCAGTGTATGGCGGAAACGACCCCTCGACCTATGCCGGTCGCATCAAGGCCATTCGCGATGCGGCAACGGGTATCATTGCCTGA
- a CDS encoding cytochrome c biogenesis protein CcdA — translation MEFSLPLIIGAGVLSFLSPCVLPLVPPYLTYMSGASFEQFRDESRSGSPLQLRVAVTSLFFILGFSVVFVTLGATATAFGQVFRQLLPILTPVAGVVIIAMGLHFLGVYRIALLDRQIRHNGPGMASGPMGGFLLGLAFAIGWTPCIGPVLAAILSVAASQETAWEGASLLGLYSLGLGIPFFLAGLAIGPFLTFFDSFKRHLRTVEKIMGGLLVVTGVLFLTGNFTRISFWFLETFPVLASFG, via the coding sequence TTGGAATTTTCCCTTCCTCTCATTATCGGGGCCGGTGTTCTGAGCTTTCTCAGCCCCTGCGTGCTGCCTTTGGTCCCGCCCTATCTCACCTATATGAGCGGTGCGAGCTTCGAGCAGTTTCGCGATGAGTCGCGGTCGGGGAGCCCGCTGCAACTGCGCGTAGCCGTAACCTCGCTGTTTTTCATTCTCGGTTTCTCGGTCGTCTTCGTGACGCTGGGCGCTACCGCCACTGCCTTCGGGCAGGTGTTTCGCCAGCTGCTGCCGATCCTCACGCCCGTCGCCGGCGTGGTGATCATCGCGATGGGACTGCATTTTCTGGGTGTCTATCGCATTGCGCTGTTGGACCGGCAGATCCGGCACAACGGCCCCGGAATGGCCTCCGGTCCAATGGGCGGGTTTCTCCTCGGCCTGGCCTTCGCCATCGGCTGGACCCCGTGTATCGGTCCTGTGCTCGCCGCCATCCTGTCCGTGGCCGCAAGCCAGGAAACGGCTTGGGAGGGCGCGTCCCTGCTCGGGCTCTATTCGCTTGGCCTGGGCATTCCGTTCTTCCTCGCGGGCCTCGCCATCGGGCCGTTCCTGACCTTCTTCGACAGCTTCAAGCGCCATCTGCGCACTGTTGAAAAAATCATGGGCGGATTGCTGGTGGTGACGGGCGTCCTGTTCCTGACCGGCAATTTCACCCGCATTTCCTTCTGGTTCCTCGAAACCTTCCCGGTGCTGGCCAGCTTCGGCTAA
- a CDS encoding GNAT family N-acetyltransferase — MTDTFTVSVTTRIEDVEAIWRGLTTERIESPGQSYDFIRLWIADRKIAPHDQRYVVAELKGEPIALLPLRRRRMNGLQVYTWFPSSHVGCYAPISDYAALERLGPEGRRALWQAMITQLEGADAVYLRSIPTEIAGYHGLFDELGDALAVDVLYRAEFTSWEQCDQIQRSRSRRKHDRQQGDRLAALGEIGFELVTDPVAGAEAIGIMFRQRSARFRAQGIRDIFVCDDLVGFYHRAMQPGSGVDVRLHVLRLEGEIVAVRYNIVHADRMFCLISSMSDDPRIQIGSPGKQCLLRVMQSVFDQGYTMFDMGSGFTDEKRHWCNVQTPLRQHYIGITRKGRAAVGLHRNFQRLRAWAKAHPTIKNGLRHFRQIADRLRPSRPTSE; from the coding sequence TTGACCGACACTTTCACAGTGTCTGTCACGACCCGCATCGAGGATGTCGAGGCGATCTGGCGGGGCCTCACAACGGAACGCATAGAATCGCCGGGACAGAGCTATGATTTCATCCGGCTCTGGATTGCAGACCGCAAAATTGCTCCCCACGACCAGCGCTATGTCGTTGCCGAACTGAAGGGCGAGCCCATTGCGCTCCTGCCGCTGCGGCGCCGGCGGATGAACGGCCTGCAGGTGTACACCTGGTTTCCCAGCAGCCATGTGGGCTGTTATGCCCCGATCTCCGATTACGCCGCGCTCGAGCGTCTCGGCCCCGAAGGCCGTCGTGCGCTCTGGCAGGCGATGATCACGCAGCTCGAGGGGGCGGATGCTGTCTATCTGCGCTCCATTCCTACAGAGATCGCCGGATATCATGGGCTTTTCGATGAGCTTGGCGATGCGCTGGCGGTCGATGTCCTCTATCGCGCCGAGTTTACATCCTGGGAGCAATGCGATCAGATCCAGCGCAGCCGCTCGCGCCGGAAGCATGATCGCCAGCAGGGCGACAGGCTGGCGGCGCTGGGCGAGATCGGTTTCGAGCTGGTTACCGATCCGGTCGCAGGCGCCGAGGCCATCGGAATCATGTTCCGACAGCGCTCGGCGCGGTTCCGGGCGCAAGGCATTCGCGACATCTTCGTGTGCGACGATCTCGTCGGTTTCTATCATCGCGCCATGCAGCCCGGCTCCGGTGTCGATGTGCGCCTGCATGTGCTGCGGCTGGAGGGGGAAATCGTCGCGGTTCGCTACAATATCGTCCATGCCGATCGCATGTTCTGCCTCATCTCGTCGATGAGCGATGATCCCCGGATCCAGATCGGTTCGCCCGGCAAGCAGTGCTTGCTGCGCGTCATGCAGTCCGTGTTCGACCAGGGCTACACCATGTTCGACATGGGCTCGGGCTTCACCGACGAAAAACGGCATTGGTGCAATGTGCAGACGCCGCTGCGCCAGCACTATATCGGGATCACGCGGAAGGGGCGGGCGGCGGTTGGCCTCCACCGGAATTTCCAGCGGCTGCGCGCCTGGGCGAAAGCCCATCCCACCATCAAGAACGGGTTGCGGCACTTCCGGCAAATTGCGGACCGCCTCAGACCGTCGCGGCCGACCTCAGAGTAA
- the radC gene encoding DNA repair protein RadC, producing the protein MSDDEAKSTGLSEAVAKPHYLGHRERARERFNLLGGEGLADYELLELLLHMALPQRDTKALAKDLLARFGSISEVLGAPAARLAETKGLGETSITHLKVMQAVAQRYGRDKIDVEKPILSSWTQLIDYCHSAMAYESVEQFRILFLDKKNRLIADEVQQIGTVDHTPVYPREVIRRTLELSATALILVHNHPSGDPTPSAADVRMTKEISEIAKPMGITVHDHIIIGRSGHASLRGLKLL; encoded by the coding sequence GTGAGCGACGACGAGGCCAAATCAACGGGCCTTTCCGAAGCGGTGGCAAAGCCCCACTATCTTGGGCATCGCGAACGGGCGCGGGAGCGCTTCAACCTCCTGGGCGGGGAAGGCCTCGCCGACTATGAACTGCTCGAGCTGCTGTTGCACATGGCCCTGCCCCAGCGCGACACCAAGGCGCTGGCCAAGGACCTCCTCGCCCGCTTCGGCTCCATTTCCGAAGTGCTGGGAGCGCCTGCTGCCCGACTGGCGGAGACCAAGGGGCTCGGCGAGACCTCCATCACCCATCTCAAGGTCATGCAGGCGGTGGCGCAGCGCTATGGGCGAGACAAGATCGATGTCGAAAAACCGATCCTGTCGTCATGGACCCAGCTCATAGACTACTGCCACAGCGCCATGGCCTATGAGAGCGTCGAGCAGTTTCGCATTCTTTTTCTCGACAAGAAGAACCGGTTGATCGCCGACGAGGTGCAGCAAATCGGCACGGTCGACCACACGCCCGTCTATCCGCGCGAAGTGATCCGCCGCACGCTTGAGCTCTCGGCCACCGCGCTCATCCTCGTCCACAATCATCCGTCCGGCGACCCGACGCCGTCGGCGGCCGACGTGCGGATGACCAAGGAAATATCCGAGATCGCCAAGCCCATGGGCATCACGGTGCACGACCACATCATCATTGGCCGTTCCGGACACGCCTCGTTGCGCGGTTTGAAATTACTCTGA
- the map gene encoding type I methionyl aminopeptidase: MVTYVEASTQPRRTPGIIPLHGEDGFAGMRKAGQLTAQALDILTEYVEPGVPTAKLDQIAYEFARDNGALPATLFYKGFRHSLCTSINHVVCHGIPDERGLRDGDIVNIDLTLIVDGWYGDSSRMYPVGEITRKAERLIEITYASLEAGLAAAKPGNTTGDIGAAIQAVAEGERMSVVRDFVGHGVGRLFHDEPNILHFGTPGTGAPLKPGMIFTIEPMINLGRPHVKILSDGWTAVTRDRTLSAQCEHSIGITETGNEIFTLSPGGLFNPLAARSSQ; this comes from the coding sequence ATGGTTACCTACGTCGAAGCGTCCACCCAGCCCCGCCGCACGCCGGGCATCATCCCGCTGCACGGCGAAGACGGGTTTGCAGGCATGCGCAAGGCCGGACAGCTGACGGCACAGGCCCTCGACATTCTCACCGAATATGTCGAGCCGGGCGTGCCGACGGCCAAGCTCGACCAGATTGCCTATGAGTTCGCGCGCGACAATGGCGCCCTTCCGGCGACCCTCTTCTACAAGGGCTTTCGCCATTCGCTGTGCACCTCGATCAACCATGTGGTGTGCCATGGCATTCCCGATGAGCGCGGCCTGCGCGACGGCGATATCGTCAATATCGACCTCACCCTGATCGTCGATGGCTGGTATGGCGATTCCAGCCGCATGTATCCGGTGGGAGAAATCACCCGCAAGGCCGAGCGCCTGATCGAAATCACCTATGCCAGCCTCGAAGCCGGTCTCGCCGCCGCCAAGCCGGGCAATACGACCGGCGATATCGGCGCCGCGATCCAGGCCGTGGCCGAAGGCGAGCGGATGAGCGTCGTGCGCGATTTCGTCGGCCACGGCGTGGGCCGGCTTTTCCACGACGAGCCCAACATCCTCCATTTCGGCACGCCCGGCACCGGTGCGCCGCTCAAGCCAGGCATGATCTTCACCATCGAGCCGATGATCAATCTCGGCCGGCCGCATGTGAAGATCCTCTCCGATGGCTGGACCGCCGTCACCCGCGACCGGACACTCTCGGCGCAGTGCGAACATTCCATCGGCATCACCGAAACCGGCAATGAGATCTTCACGCTCTCGCCGGGCGGGCTGTTCAATCCTTTGGCGGCGCGGAGCAGCCAGTGA
- a CDS encoding competence/damage-inducible protein A gives MSSQSRVTAGLLVIGDEILSGRTKDVNIGAVADFCTDLGIDLTEVRVVSDVEESIVEAVNELRSRYTYVFTTGGIGPTHDDITADAIAKAFGVALPINPQAREMLEARWKQTGTEVNEARLRMARIPEGADLIVNSVSAAPGFRIGNVHVMAGVPVIMRAMLEALAPTLQGGKKVLSVTVKAGVGEGTVGGPLAALQQEYPDVKMGSYPQMGGDRAMTELVLRCSDEARLAEAAEKVRAMVDAAHQKAGIEPPDAQ, from the coding sequence ATGTCGAGCCAATCCCGCGTTACTGCCGGTCTTCTCGTGATCGGTGATGAAATCCTCTCCGGCCGCACCAAGGACGTCAATATTGGCGCGGTGGCCGATTTTTGCACCGATCTTGGGATCGACCTTACCGAAGTGCGGGTCGTGAGCGATGTCGAGGAAAGCATCGTGGAGGCGGTCAACGAACTGCGGTCGCGCTACACCTATGTGTTCACCACTGGCGGCATCGGACCCACTCATGATGACATTACCGCCGACGCCATAGCCAAGGCGTTCGGCGTTGCCTTGCCGATCAACCCGCAGGCGCGCGAAATGCTCGAAGCCCGCTGGAAGCAGACCGGCACCGAGGTCAATGAGGCGCGGCTGCGCATGGCGCGAATTCCCGAGGGGGCTGATCTCATCGTCAATTCGGTCAGCGCTGCCCCAGGTTTCCGCATCGGTAACGTCCATGTCATGGCCGGTGTGCCGGTGATCATGCGCGCCATGCTCGAGGCTTTGGCGCCGACGTTGCAGGGCGGCAAGAAGGTGCTGTCGGTCACCGTCAAGGCCGGGGTGGGCGAAGGCACTGTCGGCGGCCCGCTGGCGGCGCTGCAGCAGGAATATCCCGACGTAAAGATGGGCAGTTACCCACAAATGGGGGGCGACCGGGCCATGACCGAGCTGGTGCTGCGGTGTTCTGACGAAGCGCGTCTTGCCGAGGCCGCCGAAAAAGTCCGTGCCATGGTGGACGCTGCGCATCAAAAAGCAGGAATCGAGCCGCCCGACGCACAATGA
- the gpt gene encoding xanthine phosphoribosyltransferase, translating to MSNPNQKSFPVTWDQFHRDSRALAWRLAGMGTFDAVVAIARGGLVPAAIVARELNIRTVETVSVKSYDHQNQSGIKVLKEISQPVLDLAANGGKVLIVDDLVDTGNTARVVREMLPGAHFATVYAKPKGRDLVDTFITEVSQDTWIFFPWDLDVAYVAPISGGTD from the coding sequence TTGAGCAATCCGAACCAGAAGTCGTTCCCCGTCACCTGGGACCAGTTCCATCGCGATAGTCGCGCTTTGGCCTGGCGCCTGGCGGGCATGGGCACGTTCGACGCCGTGGTGGCCATTGCTCGCGGCGGCCTCGTGCCGGCCGCGATCGTTGCGCGCGAACTCAATATCCGCACCGTCGAGACCGTGTCGGTCAAGAGCTATGACCACCAGAACCAGAGCGGCATCAAGGTGCTCAAAGAGATCAGCCAGCCGGTTCTCGATCTCGCTGCCAATGGCGGCAAGGTTCTGATCGTGGACGATCTGGTCGATACCGGCAACACCGCCCGCGTAGTGCGGGAAATGCTGCCCGGCGCGCATTTCGCCACTGTTTACGCCAAGCCCAAGGGCCGTGATCTGGTCGACACCTTCATCACCGAAGTCAGCCAGGACACGTGGATCTTCTTCCCCTGGGATCTCGATGTGGCCTATGTCGCGCCGATTTCGGGCGGCACGGACTAA
- a CDS encoding RidA family protein codes for MIEPIATGVAPSSAPINDAVRAGKHVWLVAVAEDPVTGEVLTGDIEAQARRCIQNLEMGVKAAGGALTNIVMIQIFLIDSADAPGMNKVYREFFTAQPFPVRATVVVKELLAKGLCIEMTATAVLD; via the coding sequence ATGATCGAACCCATCGCAACCGGCGTCGCGCCATCCTCGGCTCCCATCAATGACGCGGTGCGGGCAGGCAAGCATGTCTGGCTCGTGGCCGTGGCCGAAGATCCGGTCACCGGGGAAGTTCTCACCGGCGATATCGAAGCCCAGGCGCGCCGCTGCATCCAGAATCTGGAGATGGGCGTCAAGGCCGCGGGCGGGGCCCTGACGAATATCGTCATGATCCAGATTTTCCTCATCGACAGCGCCGATGCGCCGGGCATGAATAAGGTCTATCGCGAGTTCTTCACCGCCCAGCCATTCCCCGTGCGCGCCACGGTCGTAGTCAAGGAACTGCTCGCCAAGGGTCTCTGCATCGAGATGACCGCAACGGCGGTGCTGGACTGA
- a CDS encoding RluA family pseudouridine synthase, translating into MPGPMPTLIDYFPPTDPYLNVLHVDDDILVVDKQSGLLSVPGKDPSLWDCIEHRARQTWPTAGMCHRLDKDTSGVLVLALNKRAHGRIGSQFEHRKTTKSYVARVAGIIEEESGLIDLPLATDWDNKPRQRVDYENGRSAQTEWHVLEREENATRVRLVPLTGRTHQLRVHMKALGHVILGDAFYADGEILRAADRLQLHAAELGFTHPTTDEFMTFVAPTPF; encoded by the coding sequence ATGCCCGGACCCATGCCCACACTGATCGACTATTTCCCCCCGACCGATCCCTATCTCAACGTGCTCCATGTTGATGACGATATCCTCGTCGTCGACAAGCAATCGGGGCTGCTCAGCGTGCCCGGCAAAGACCCTTCGCTCTGGGACTGCATCGAGCATCGTGCACGCCAGACCTGGCCGACGGCCGGCATGTGCCATCGGCTCGACAAGGATACGTCAGGGGTTCTGGTGCTGGCGCTGAACAAGCGCGCCCATGGCCGCATCGGCAGCCAGTTCGAGCATCGCAAGACCACCAAGAGCTATGTGGCCCGCGTCGCCGGCATTATCGAGGAGGAGAGCGGCCTCATCGATTTGCCCCTGGCGACCGATTGGGATAACAAGCCGCGCCAGCGCGTCGACTATGAAAACGGTCGCTCGGCACAAACCGAATGGCATGTTCTGGAACGCGAGGAAAACGCCACGCGGGTTCGCCTCGTGCCGCTTACGGGGCGGACGCACCAACTCAGGGTTCACATGAAGGCATTGGGCCATGTGATTCTGGGTGATGCGTTTTATGCCGATGGCGAAATACTGCGCGCTGCAGACCGGCTGCAATTGCACGCCGCCGAACTGGGGTTTACCCATCCGACGACCGATGAGTTCATGACCTTCGTCGCGCCAACGCCGTTCTGA
- a CDS encoding CsbD family protein — translation MNKDQVDGAGKQVKGAVKDAVGGLTGNAKLQAEGKMDKAEGKVQQKVGDVKNDVRKALDD, via the coding sequence ATGAACAAGGACCAGGTAGACGGCGCCGGCAAGCAGGTCAAGGGCGCGGTCAAGGACGCCGTCGGCGGCCTTACCGGCAATGCGAAGCTCCAGGCCGAAGGCAAGATGGACAAGGCCGAAGGCAAGGTCCAGCAGAAGGTGGGCGACGTGAAGAACGACGTCCGCAAAGCCCTCGACGATTAA
- a CDS encoding dihydrofolate reductase family protein, with amino-acid sequence MARIVGYIAASLDGYIADPDQNLDWLTQRTDLELGEHHYDNFIKSIRTVVMGRSTYDWIAADASPWTYADQRVIVVTSRPITDPKGQLETRTDIDALVAELRALDDGDVWMLGGGKLQMAFMERGALDELEIYVISEILGGGIPLFPPTGLRAAPELISAKSLGAGCARLHYRFP; translated from the coding sequence ATGGCCAGGATCGTTGGATATATCGCCGCCAGTCTCGACGGCTACATTGCCGACCCAGACCAAAATCTGGACTGGCTGACCCAGCGCACCGATCTGGAATTGGGCGAGCACCACTATGACAATTTCATCAAGTCGATCCGCACAGTAGTCATGGGGCGGTCGACCTATGACTGGATCGCCGCTGACGCGAGCCCGTGGACCTATGCTGACCAGCGCGTGATCGTCGTGACCTCGCGGCCGATCACGGATCCCAAGGGTCAACTGGAGACCCGTACCGATATCGACGCCTTGGTCGCAGAGCTCAGGGCCCTCGACGATGGTGACGTCTGGATGCTGGGTGGTGGCAAGCTGCAGATGGCCTTCATGGAGCGCGGGGCGCTCGATGAATTGGAAATCTATGTGATTTCGGAGATTTTGGGTGGCGGCATACCGCTCTTCCCGCCAACTGGGCTTCGCGCGGCGCCAGAACTGATATCGGCAAAATCGCTAGGCGCCGGCTGCGCGCGGCTGCACTACCGCTTCCCATAG
- a CDS encoding methylated-DNA--[protein]-cysteine S-methyltransferase, giving the protein MQTSIFPTALGSFGLGWTEKGLARVLLPDDDEQALRERLARGGATPAEPPIWVETLMGRIEDYADGIAVEFSGFPLDLSGVPAFRHRAYMLLLGYGWRQVTTYGEMARALGDVGLSRAVGQAMGANPMPLVIPCHRVLASDGKPGGFSAPGGAQTKIKMLALEGVTIGSPPGQMNFGF; this is encoded by the coding sequence ATGCAAACCTCGATTTTCCCCACCGCACTTGGCTCCTTCGGTCTTGGCTGGACCGAAAAGGGGCTGGCGCGGGTATTGCTGCCGGATGACGACGAGCAGGCGCTGCGGGAGCGCCTCGCTCGGGGCGGCGCGACACCGGCCGAACCGCCGATCTGGGTGGAGACACTTATGGGACGGATCGAGGACTATGCCGACGGCATCGCCGTTGAATTCAGCGGATTTCCGCTCGATCTGTCCGGCGTCCCCGCGTTTCGCCATCGCGCCTATATGCTCCTGCTCGGTTACGGCTGGAGACAGGTCACGACTTATGGCGAAATGGCCCGGGCGCTGGGCGATGTCGGCCTTTCGCGCGCCGTCGGGCAGGCCATGGGTGCCAATCCCATGCCGCTGGTCATTCCCTGCCACCGTGTGCTGGCCAGCGATGGCAAGCCCGGGGGCTTTTCGGCGCCGGGTGGGGCGCAGACCAAGATCAAAATGCTGGCCCTTGAGGGCGTTACCATCGGCTCGCCTCCGGGCCAGATGAATTTCGGATTTTAG
- a CDS encoding CYTH domain-containing protein, whose amino-acid sequence MAVEIERKFLVTSDSWRPLATSASALRQGYLSTNAKATVRIRIIDDASAVLTLKGPTSGISRAEFEYEVPLEEGRVLLDMARPEVVEKRRYEVPFGGLIWEVDVFEGGHAGLIMAEVELTHADQLVELPDWVGREVSHDDRYANASLSRNPGVPDEAGL is encoded by the coding sequence ATGGCCGTCGAAATCGAGCGCAAATTTCTGGTCACGAGCGATAGCTGGCGCCCCCTGGCCACCAGTGCCTCCGCCCTGCGGCAGGGCTACCTCTCCACCAATGCCAAGGCGACGGTCCGCATAAGGATCATCGACGATGCCAGCGCCGTGCTTACTCTCAAGGGGCCGACCAGCGGCATCAGCCGGGCCGAGTTCGAATATGAGGTGCCGCTCGAAGAGGGCAGGGTGCTGCTCGACATGGCGCGGCCCGAAGTGGTTGAGAAGCGCCGCTATGAGGTGCCCTTCGGCGGGCTCATCTGGGAAGTCGATGTTTTCGAGGGCGGCCATGCCGGTCTGATCATGGCAGAGGTGGAACTGACCCACGCCGACCAATTGGTCGAGCTTCCCGATTGGGTTGGGCGCGAGGTCAGCCACGACGACCGCTATGCCAATGCCAGCCTCTCGCGTAACCCCGGTGTTCCGGATGAGGCGGGGCTATAA
- a CDS encoding glucose 1-dehydrogenase — protein sequence MTRDFAGKVAFVTGGASGIGEAVALQLADRGAKVVIADLKLDAAQSVADAIKGKGGEAAAVAVDVAKIDQVEKAVQFVLDTFGKLDVAVNNAGIGGAAAPLGDYSFEDWHKVIDVNLNSVFYSMKYEIAAMLKSGGGAIVNMASILGSVTFPNAPAYVTAKHGVVGMTKSAAVDYAKKGIRVTAVGPGFIDTPLLANLPKEAHDGLKALHPIGRLGTSDEVAALTLFLLSDAASNITGSYHLVDGGFVAQ from the coding sequence ATGACCAGGGATTTTGCAGGCAAGGTGGCGTTCGTTACGGGCGGTGCGTCGGGCATTGGCGAGGCAGTCGCCCTGCAATTGGCGGATCGCGGCGCCAAAGTCGTGATCGCCGACCTCAAGCTCGATGCGGCCCAGTCCGTCGCTGACGCCATCAAGGGCAAGGGCGGCGAGGCGGCAGCGGTGGCCGTGGACGTCGCCAAGATCGACCAGGTCGAAAAGGCGGTGCAGTTTGTCCTCGACACTTTTGGAAAGCTCGATGTCGCCGTCAACAATGCCGGCATTGGCGGCGCGGCTGCGCCCCTTGGCGACTACAGCTTCGAGGACTGGCACAAGGTCATCGACGTCAATCTCAACTCGGTCTTTTACTCGATGAAATACGAGATCGCGGCCATGCTGAAGTCAGGCGGTGGCGCCATCGTCAACATGGCGTCGATATTGGGCTCGGTGACCTTCCCCAACGCCCCAGCCTATGTGACCGCCAAGCACGGCGTCGTCGGCATGACCAAGTCCGCCGCGGTGGACTACGCCAAGAAGGGCATTCGCGTCACCGCGGTAGGCCCCGGCTTCATCGATACGCCGCTCCTCGCAAACCTGCCCAAGGAGGCGCATGACGGGCTCAAGGCGCTGCACCCGATCGGACGGCTGGGGACGTCGGACGAGGTGGCGGCTCTGACGCTCTTCCTCCTCTCCGACGCTGCTTCCAACATCACCGGCTCCTACCATCTCGTCGATGGTGGCTTCGTCGCGCAGTAA
- a CDS encoding gluconokinase codes for MAPSQRSFEPARIIIVMGVSSSGKSTVGAALGRALHAPFLDGDKYHPEANVEKMRAGIPLTDEDRWPWLEALAAALKEAADGKKGIAVGACSALRRSYRDFITEQAGEPVLFVYLKGSREVISERMAKRSHEYMPTSLLDSQFATLEEPDPASENVQIVPVTDPVNRIVTTVTSTLTHLKSFKRWQ; via the coding sequence ATGGCGCCTTCACAGCGGTCGTTTGAGCCGGCCCGTATCATCATCGTGATGGGCGTCAGCTCGTCGGGAAAATCCACGGTCGGCGCAGCGCTCGGCCGGGCCCTGCATGCGCCTTTCCTCGATGGCGACAAGTACCACCCCGAGGCCAATGTCGAAAAGATGCGGGCCGGGATACCCCTCACCGATGAGGATCGCTGGCCCTGGCTCGAGGCGCTGGCGGCAGCCCTCAAGGAAGCGGCGGACGGCAAGAAGGGCATAGCCGTCGGTGCATGCTCGGCACTCAGGCGCAGCTATCGGGACTTTATCACCGAACAGGCCGGAGAACCCGTGCTGTTCGTCTATCTCAAGGGCAGCCGCGAGGTCATCAGCGAGCGCATGGCCAAGCGCAGCCACGAATATATGCCCACGAGCCTGCTCGACAGCCAGTTCGCGACGCTGGAAGAGCCCGATCCGGCAAGCGAGAACGTGCAGATCGTGCCGGTGACCGATCCGGTCAATCGCATTGTGACGACGGTCACGAGCACGCTGACGCACCTCAAGAGCTTCAAGCGCTGGCAGTAG
- a CDS encoding SDR family oxidoreductase, translating into MQSNPFDLSGQRALVTGSSRGLGYAMARGLAQAGASVVLNGRDSVALGNAAADLAAEGASVTALAFDVTSPDSVKAAIEHCESEIGPIDILVNNAGIQIRGSLENFRHDDFERMLSAHVVSTFSVSQIVARHMIARGRGKIINICSVLTNVARPSVAPYGAAKAAIANLTRGMAADWAPKGLHINAIAPGYFKTELNQALIADPAFNAWVEQRTPMGRWGEVAELGPVAVFLASNASSYINGHILYVDGAFTAVV; encoded by the coding sequence CTGCAGTCTAACCCATTTGACCTGTCAGGACAACGCGCCCTCGTCACGGGTTCCAGCCGCGGCCTCGGCTACGCCATGGCGCGGGGATTGGCCCAGGCGGGCGCGAGCGTCGTCCTCAATGGACGCGACAGCGTTGCGCTCGGCAATGCGGCAGCCGACCTTGCTGCAGAGGGCGCCAGCGTCACGGCGCTGGCCTTCGACGTGACCAGCCCCGACAGCGTCAAGGCGGCGATCGAGCACTGCGAGAGCGAGATCGGTCCCATCGACATCCTCGTCAACAATGCCGGCATCCAGATCCGCGGGTCTCTCGAGAATTTTCGCCACGACGATTTCGAACGCATGCTGTCGGCCCATGTCGTGTCGACCTTTAGCGTCAGCCAGATCGTGGCGCGGCACATGATCGCCCGTGGCCGCGGCAAGATCATCAATATCTGTTCGGTGCTGACCAATGTGGCGCGCCCCAGCGTCGCCCCCTATGGTGCGGCCAAGGCCGCAATCGCCAATCTGACGCGCGGCATGGCTGCCGACTGGGCCCCGAAAGGGCTCCATATCAACGCCATAGCCCCCGGCTATTTCAAGACCGAACTCAACCAGGCGCTCATCGCCGATCCCGCCTTCAATGCCTGGGTCGAACAGCGCACTCCCATGGGACGTTGGGGGGAAGTCGCGGAACTGGGGCCAGTGGCCGTGTTCCTCGCCTCCAACGCCTCCAGCTATATCAATGGACACATTCTCTATGTCGATGGCGCCTTCACAGCGGTCGTTTGA